Part of the Nitrosopumilus piranensis genome is shown below.
TTAGGAATTCAAACTACATTAGCTTCATCGCTAGTAGATATTGAAGAGTTTGAGCATACATTGTTTAGAACACCAGAATTGTACTTTGGGTACTACTTTGCACAAAATAGAAATCAGTTAGGTAGTGAAGAAGGATTCCAACCAGGAAAAACAGTAGTGTATGAAGAATCAGAAAAAATTGAACTACATAAATTCTATCCAATAGGGACTTGGAAAAATAACAAGGACAACATGGAGTTAATTTCAGATGCTGGAAAAATCAAATTGTTATACAATGCAAAGGAAGTAAACATTGTTACTGCAAGTAATGCCGAGTTGGAGATTTTTCTTGACGGGGAAGAATTGCCTGAACAATATTCTGGAACAGACATACAAACAAGAAACATTCTAAGGGTTTCAGAGCCAGGGTTGTATAACATTATCAGCAGTGAGGATAGTGCATCCCACGTATTAGAAATCAAAGTTACTGGTTCTGGCTTTGAAATATTCACATTTACCTTCGGGTAGTGTAACCATAACTGTCTGTCACTCCAGTTACACTAGCTGCAGTGACAAATCTCTTTAAAACAAAATTTTTGACCAATATCGAGAATCAGATATGCTAAGCAATTCTTGGAATAAATCACAGGGAGAAAGTATTTCCCAAAAAGTAATGGGAAAGGTACGACCTGATGAACCATTAAAGAATAAAATTGACTTTGCACAGAAAAAATTACAATTTCAAATTTCAAAATTAGAAGGAATAAATGAAAAACTTAGAGTAAAACATGATCAGATTTTTGATAAAATAGTTGTGGCTCACAAAAATAACAAGAATGCCTATGCACAAGCATATGCAAACGAATTGGCACAAGTAAGAAAGATGAAAAATATGGTAAGTGGTGCCAAACTTTCAATGGAGCAAGTAAAACTTAGACTAGATACAGTTTCAGAATTAGGAGACGTGGTAGTTACCCTTAGTCCTTGTATGTCAATTATCAAGGGATTGGCTCCATCACTTAATGGAATTATGCCAGAGGCAAATGCATCAATGCAAGACTTGTCATCAATACTCGGAGATGTAATGTCAGGCTCATCAATGGAATTAGGAGATACTATGAATGTGGGTGCAGAAACTAATGCAGACACACTAGCAATATTAGAAGAAGCACAAGGTGTTATTTCAGGTCAAACAAAAGCTTCTATTCCAGATGTTCCTGATACACTCAAACAACAAATTGTTGAAAGAAAATCCGACGTTTTCATTTAGATTTCTTTTTACTTTT
Proteins encoded:
- a CDS encoding Snf7 family protein, with the translated sequence MLSNSWNKSQGESISQKVMGKVRPDEPLKNKIDFAQKKLQFQISKLEGINEKLRVKHDQIFDKIVVAHKNNKNAYAQAYANELAQVRKMKNMVSGAKLSMEQVKLRLDTVSELGDVVVTLSPCMSIIKGLAPSLNGIMPEANASMQDLSSILGDVMSGSSMELGDTMNVGAETNADTLAILEEAQGVISGQTKASIPDVPDTLKQQIVERKSDVFI